ttcttttattcctaaAAACTTGTTCTCCTTTTGATTCATGTCTAGAAAACTGTAACACTTTCAATGTTATGACTAATGAGTTAAAACTGATTTGCAGGAGCACGGGAACATGGCACCAGAAGCCATGCTCAACCAAACTGATGACATACATCCATGCTATGAATTCGATAGGGTGTCTCACATACTGAAAAGAAAGCATTCCACgatatgtgttttgttgtatCTATTCTTCAGTTCATTATCTGTTATAATTGTATGTGGAAACCTTCTTGTTATAATCTCCATCGTTTACTTCAAACAGCTCCATACGCCTACAAactctctcatcctctctctggctgtggcCGACCTGCTGGTTGGGGTCATAGTCTTTCCTCTTGGTCTGGAGTTCCCTATAAGTTCCTGTCTGTATCATGAAGACTTGTTTTGCAAAGTACGAGACAGCTTTGATGCTATACTGAGCACAGCTTCTATTCTGAACTTATGCTGCATCTCCATTGACAGATATTATGCAGTGTGTCAGCCCCTGACatacaacacaaagacaaacgcTCAGTTTGTGATCATGATCCTAGGAAGCTGGAGTGTTTCTATTCTGGTTGCTGTTGGATTCATAATAGCAGGTTTAAACCCAGATAAATGTCCGAATGTATGTATTATTGATGTTTCCCTTGCAAACATTTTAGGACCTATTCTCTCATTTTACCTCCCGGTGATCATAATGCTCTGTATCTACCTGAAGATTTTCCTTGTTGCTCAGAAACAGGCACGCAGTATCCAGAGCACAAAGTCTGGAGCTACTGTCAGTAAGATGGAGACAAAGGCCACAAAAACTCTGGTTACTGTTCTGggagtttttcttctgtgttggcttcctttcttcctctgttttgctGTTCAGCTTTTGAATCATGTGTCAGTGCCAATTGAGGTGTTTGAAACTTTAAATTGGCTTACGTTGTCTAATTCAATGCTCAATCCGTTTATCTACGCTTTCTTCTACAGCTGGTTCCGATCAGCTTTCAGGATGATCGTTTCTGGGAAAATATTTAAAGGAgatttttcaaacacaaaacttttttaaGTGAATGTTTGGTGATCTGCAGACCTGTCTATAGTACcaaccctgaaaaaaaaaaaactagtagAGTGACCTGAAGTCTGTGGGTGCTGCTTTGTGAGCACTTGTGACTTCTGTTAACcatatttctgtcaaaaaaagaaaatccaaattgTGGGAAATGATTAACTCATTAACtaccattttaatttattggaGAGAGATTTAATATGAACCCTTTTACCACTATAATAGCAGGCCGGCTGGCgctttttctcattctttcaaTAAATGTCTCAAAAAATAACCTTTGTGTCAAgacttttgtccttttttcagGAGGAGTTTGTCATTATTAtactctcaaaaaaaaaatactgggTTGTTTCTGTAAACACATTATTGGGTTAATTGTGCTGGGTCAAAATTATGGGTTGTTTGGGataatgtaaacacacagtTGGGTTGTTCATGCTGGGTCAAATGGTTTTGAGGGGCTCTGATGCAGCTTAACACTTGGTTGGGTTATTTTGAGCCAGCAGAAGGTTAATTCGTTTTCCCGCTTCTATACTATCTGGAAAATTCTGGAACATTACAGATTGCAGGATTTTACGGCATGTTAATGTgaacactttatttttaataatctgTGAGGACAGGGGGCCCTTTAACTATTTTTGCATACATATATAGTCTAGGATCATGGGCattgtagtttttaaaaaactATATTGATTTAATTGACGTTTTTATTAACGAGCTTAGCAATTTTTTTCTGGTGCTTGTTAGCTATGGCTTTAAAAAGCCAATCATACCACAGTAAACCTGTagccttttttaattttactgtttAAGTCTCTCGGCTGTGTTGTTAATCTCACTTTAGCTGTCCTGCTGCTTATATAGCAATGTCAGTTATTTAACGTTACATACTGGTATGCAGTAATTACACACGCAACTATTTATGCCAGTTATTTCGCTTCAGATCACAGAAGATATCTCACTATATTTGTGTGTAACTACCTGCAGCGGCAtactttaaataaacaaaaataaacaaaagacagacagacaggcagataggCAGATTGACGGAGTTCCCCAGGTTTATGGACAATCCTGGCATATTAAGaaattttactgttgttgttttgtttatttttatgttttcctttatGAAAGATTGCTAATGAGCTTTAGGAAATTGCCCATGAAATTTTTACCTCCTAACATACAATTTGCCAATGAAACAGTTTCAAATTGACAAATTTGAAATGCTTATGCAAAAGGACTCTGAGACCGTGAGAAACAAGATTCTCTGGAGATGGAGTTGTTTGGCCTCAATTCTGAGCATCTTGTCTGGAGGAAACCGGATGTTGGACATGGTTTTCCTCCCCAAAGTTTATCCCATCTCTACCCAggatctctggagctcagcctcagcctcagccatCTCAAAATGATTGAAATGGGAGGAACTTGAGCTAAATTTAAAGTTCCATAGTGATAGAGCTACAACATAACAAAATATGGTATgtggtctgaatactttctgaatgCACTGTTCATATACTCATAGCTGCTCTGCTCATCGAAGCAGAGCATCTAAGAGTACAACTAACAAAGACCTCGACAAGAAAACACTTGAGTGGAATAAAGAAAAGGCCTGCCTGCAGGAGTCTCTCAAGCATGCCAAAGAGGCTCTGGATGAAAAGGAACGTAAGCAAGAACAAAATCGGAACCAAGTGATGGGAAAATTAAGGAAACTGGAAAGTCAAATCAAGGAGATTCAGAgtaaaccaaagaaaacatccCTGAGAAAATGATTCCTTAAGATCTTCAAATGAACTCATGGATCAAACCAGCCTCTGACCTCTCCTCATTCCTCTCACTACTACTATCTTGTCTCTCTCTTGGTTGAGAGGGATGAGAACCCTCCCCAGAAGGATTGCAGCCTCACAaaccctttcttttttgtgagtttgcatcctctccctgtgtctatgggtttcctcccacatgcacaaaaaaagcattaattaaaaaaaaaaaaacaaaaaacaaaaactcagtcTTGTTTGACTTCAATGCCATATGAAGCTAATCTGTACTCTGCATGATTTTGACTGAAATTGATAATACTGAGGTTTAAATGCAAGTTAATTTAACAATGGGCACCCTATGCAGATAATCCTCTGGTtacaaggcactgctgggatttgaacgcaggctctcctgtttacaagacaagtGCTTTGATCCACTCAGCTGGAGGGCCTCTCTGCGGGGTTTATTATGTAGTAAGGCCTTCACAGTCGCCAAAAGAAGCCCTTTTGGAGATCTCTGAGAGACGTGTGATACATTGCTTTTCACTACCAACATGAAAACACCAAAATGGGGGTATACTTTCAGAAGAT
This genomic interval from Echeneis naucrates chromosome 24, fEcheNa1.1, whole genome shotgun sequence contains the following:
- the LOC115038051 gene encoding trace amine-associated receptor 1-like — encoded protein: MAPEAMLNQTDDIHPCYEFDRVSHILKRKHSTICVLLYLFFSSLSVIIVCGNLLVIISIVYFKQLHTPTNSLILSLAVADLLVGVIVFPLGLEFPISSCLYHEDLFCKVRDSFDAILSTASILNLCCISIDRYYAVCQPLTYNTKTNAQFVIMILGSWSVSILVAVGFIIAGLNPDKCPNVCIIDVSLANILGPILSFYLPVIIMLCIYLKIFLVAQKQARSIQSTKSGATVSKMETKATKTLVTVLGVFLLCWLPFFLCFAVQLLNHVSVPIEVFETLNWLTLSNSMLNPFIYAFFYSWFRSAFRMIVSGKIFKGDFSNTKLF